In Micromonospora sp. LH3U1, one genomic interval encodes:
- a CDS encoding bifunctional cytidylyltransferase/SDR family oxidoreductase: MTQDQTTGPDAAAENPEPWRPSRTVAVVLAGGTGTRLGLGIPKQLLKIAGKPIIEHTLAVFETAPEIDEIIVLMATGHVDDAKQIVEKAGLRKVTQVIEGGDTRNATTRIALDAVGPADCNILFHDAVRPLLSGRIVRECVNALWTYDAVDVAIPSADTIIQVDDNDCITDIPVRSRLRRGQTPQAFRSPTIREAYRIAEDDPNFAATDDCGVVLRYLPGTPIKVIDGSDENIKVTHPVDVHLADKLFQLAAAQAPRLTDHRSYSEELTGRTIVVFGGSYGIGHELAELARRYGAQVFPFSRSSTGTHVERAGDVEAALTTAFEATGRIDHVVVTAGILEKGALAEMDEETMDRVLQVNFVGPVTIARQALPYLQQTKGQLLLYTSSSYTRGRARYALYSATKAALVNLTQALADEWADVGVRVNCINPERTATPMRTRAFGEEPEHTLLAAEAVAQSSLDVLISDLTGQVIDVRRAPGDGPTPTVPAQSGPGRFEAPAGASTAN, translated from the coding sequence ATGACGCAGGACCAGACCACTGGCCCGGACGCCGCAGCGGAGAACCCGGAGCCGTGGCGGCCCTCGCGGACAGTGGCGGTGGTTCTGGCCGGGGGCACCGGCACCCGGCTGGGTCTCGGCATCCCGAAGCAACTGCTGAAGATCGCCGGCAAGCCGATCATCGAGCACACCCTGGCGGTCTTCGAGACGGCGCCGGAGATCGACGAGATCATCGTGCTGATGGCGACCGGCCACGTCGACGACGCCAAGCAGATCGTCGAGAAGGCCGGCCTGCGCAAGGTCACCCAGGTGATCGAGGGCGGCGACACCCGCAACGCCACCACCCGGATCGCGCTGGACGCGGTCGGCCCGGCGGACTGCAACATCCTCTTCCACGACGCGGTACGCCCACTGCTCAGCGGCCGAATCGTGCGCGAGTGCGTGAACGCGCTCTGGACCTATGACGCCGTGGACGTGGCCATCCCGTCCGCGGACACGATCATCCAGGTGGACGACAACGACTGCATCACCGACATTCCGGTGCGGTCCCGGCTGCGCCGTGGGCAGACCCCGCAGGCGTTCCGCTCCCCCACCATCCGCGAGGCGTACCGGATCGCCGAGGATGACCCGAACTTCGCCGCCACCGACGACTGCGGTGTCGTGCTGCGCTACCTGCCCGGCACCCCGATCAAGGTGATCGACGGTTCGGACGAGAACATCAAGGTCACCCACCCGGTCGACGTGCACCTGGCGGACAAGCTCTTCCAGCTCGCCGCGGCGCAGGCGCCCCGGCTGACCGACCACCGCAGCTACAGCGAGGAGCTGACCGGCCGCACCATCGTGGTGTTCGGCGGCAGCTACGGCATCGGCCACGAGCTGGCCGAGCTGGCCCGGCGCTACGGCGCCCAGGTCTTCCCGTTCAGCCGCTCCAGCACCGGCACCCACGTCGAGCGGGCCGGGGACGTCGAGGCCGCGCTGACGACCGCCTTCGAGGCCACCGGCCGGATCGACCACGTGGTGGTCACCGCCGGAATCCTGGAGAAGGGCGCCCTCGCCGAGATGGACGAGGAGACCATGGACCGGGTGCTCCAGGTCAACTTCGTCGGCCCGGTGACCATCGCCCGCCAGGCTCTTCCATATCTCCAACAGACCAAGGGCCAACTGCTGCTCTACACCTCCAGCTCCTACACCCGGGGGCGGGCCCGCTACGCGCTCTACTCGGCCACCAAGGCCGCCCTGGTCAACCTCACCCAGGCGCTCGCCGACGAGTGGGCCGACGTCGGCGTACGCGTCAACTGCATCAACCCGGAGCGGACCGCCACCCCGATGCGGACGCGGGCCTTCGGCGAGGAGCCGGAGCACACCCTGCTCGCCGCGGAGGCTGTCGCCCAGTCGTCGCTGGACGTGCTGATCTCCGATCTGACCGGCCAGGTCATCGACGTACGCCGGGCACCCGGTGACGGGCCCACACCGACCGTGCCGGCCCAGTCCGGGCCGGGTCGGTTCGAGGCGCCGGCCGGTGCCTCGACCGCGAACTGA
- a CDS encoding ABC transporter ATP-binding protein, translating into MTRTQERIPTVVVDDAHIIYRVHQGAAGGTTPVAALRRLVKRTKAPNVREVHAVKGVSFTAYRGEAIGLIGSNGSGKSTILRAIAGLLPVNRGAIYTQGQPSLLGVNAALLNDLSGERNVVLGCLAMGMHPDDVAKQAAGIIDFSGINERGDFASLPMRTYSSGMAARLRFSIAAAKKHDVLLIDEALATGDKGFRKRSEQRVRELREGAGTVFLVSHQLSSVRDTCERTIWLESGVLRMDGPTDEVIRAYEAYANSK; encoded by the coding sequence ATGACCCGGACGCAGGAGCGCATCCCGACCGTGGTCGTGGACGACGCGCACATCATCTACCGGGTGCACCAGGGCGCCGCCGGTGGCACCACGCCGGTGGCCGCGCTGCGGCGGCTGGTCAAGCGCACCAAGGCGCCGAACGTGCGGGAGGTGCACGCGGTCAAGGGCGTGTCCTTCACCGCGTACCGGGGCGAGGCGATCGGGCTCATCGGCAGCAACGGGTCCGGCAAGTCCACCATCCTGCGGGCCATCGCCGGCCTACTGCCGGTCAACCGGGGTGCCATCTACACCCAGGGCCAGCCGTCGCTGCTCGGCGTGAACGCCGCGCTGCTCAACGACCTCTCGGGTGAGCGCAACGTCGTCCTCGGTTGCCTGGCCATGGGGATGCACCCCGACGATGTGGCCAAGCAGGCCGCGGGGATCATCGACTTCTCCGGGATCAACGAGCGGGGCGACTTCGCGAGCCTGCCGATGCGCACGTACTCGTCCGGCATGGCTGCCCGGCTGCGGTTCTCCATCGCCGCCGCCAAGAAGCACGACGTGCTGCTCATCGACGAGGCGCTCGCCACCGGTGACAAGGGCTTCCGCAAGCGCAGCGAGCAGCGTGTGCGGGAGCTGCGGGAGGGGGCCGGCACGGTGTTCCTGGTCAGCCACCAGCTCTCCTCCGTACGGGACACCTGCGAACGGACGATCTGGCTGGAATCGGGCGTCCTGCGGATGGACGGGCCCACCGACGAGGTCATTCGGGCCTACGAGGCGTACGCGAACAGCAAGTAG